GGATCCACCTGTACCCGAATACCTGAGACCCGATCCGAGACCCGAGCGGGATCGGATCTAGAATTAGAAAACATTTCACGGGTCTGGGTCAGATCTCCTGTGATTGTCACAGGTCTCGAGTaggtgtaattttaactgactaTCCCGGAAGGACCCATATAGATCAGAACGCgactgctgcagtagagagagagagaaattgtatAATTTATGCTACTGCTCTTTGCTTTTCACGAGAGTGCCGCTTGTAGCTTGTTGTTGTTCttggccaatcataagtcatcaaagaggcaataggctacagtcatagagcctcCGTGTGGGGCAAAAGTTATATAAAAGTCTATACGGAATGGTTCTAGTTTTCCCCAAGTTTGTTTGGACCGAGTCTCTATATTGTCAACATTTATTTATGCATATCAGTCCAGATGGGAAAGCCCCAGGTCCATTTCGGAACGGGTCCAACTTTTTGGACCGTGAAGGCCCCTAACACTGACACATAGTGAATAAGTTTCCCCTaggtgcagatctaggatcagcttcccatcCCCCAatcataaccttaaccattagtgaggaaaatgctaaactgacccaagatcagcacctaggggcaacttcaccctacgtCTCTTTATAACATCGTCCCACAGTGCCCTCACCTGGTGTGAGTGGATGGAGGACTCGTTCTGGATGACCTCGAGGGTGCGTGTGATCCAGGTGTCCCTGTAGGGGTGGCCCCGAGGGGGGCGGTAGAGGTCAAAGATCACCTGTTTGCCCCTCTGGGCTGCCAGTTCCAGGATGTCCCTGAGGGTGCACACGGACTGGTTCTGTGCCTGTGCCCGGTCCTCGGCGCCCAGAGACCAGGCCGTGCCGAACGGGTCGCGCTGCAGAACCACCAGGGGTAGAGAGACAGTCAGTATACGGAATGCTTTGGCATCATTGCAAATCATATTGCATGGCGCAATGCAGGGGACAATGTAATATCACATTGTATTCCATAAAGTCGTTGGTTGTCCAATTGGAGTTGAGCAATCAATAACCTCCCGACCCCCATCAATAGTACTTTGGTGTAGTGACAAAATGTCTATCTTCACTATCCATCATCTTATTATGTTGCCGTAACTACTTCCATTGGTATCCCATCATACCATGTCCATGAAGCGAAATGATCATGATCTTTATTAAAAAGCAGTTCAAGACTAGGCTTATTTTACGTGACCCTGAGTCTTCCTGAGGTACGGCGGCGGTTGGTGACTCACATAGAGGAACCAGTCCCCGGCGTTGAGGGTCTCCAGCTCCCCCCAGGTGAACATGGCCGCAGGGGCATCCGTCCGGTTGGGGAACACCTTCTGCACGTTGGTAGTCCTCCTCAGGGTGCGGTCGTGCATCAGGAAGGGCACCCCGTCGTAGCTATGGCAACGAGAGGAGGACATGGCAGTTACTGAGTTGATGGTTATGGCGTTGACCATTGCAGAGttgacagttacagagttgacTGAAGTGCATCACGATAACTCCGTCAGAGACCCAGGTCCTTTATCAATCTATCTATAATTTATTCAGGTATGTCAAAGTCTCCTTCAATAAATGTTTTACTCCAATAAAAATGCCCAGGACAAACATGGGAAAGAACCTGATGGCAATGGCTTGTTGATGATATGAGCTCACCAGCTATGTTGAGTTAACCTTGCATAGCAAGCTTGTTTCATAATACCCACGACTGGTGAGATAGACTAATGTTGGGACATGCTTAGGTACACAAGATGGACAGGGTGTGAGGAGGGTTGACAACCACCACTGACCTGATGGTGACGTCAGTCTCCAGACCttccccaccagcctccactgccttCTCAAAGGACATGAGTGTGTTCTCTGGAGCAAGCTGAGATTTAATACACATAAACATGATTCTAACATAGTTATCCTAAACAGGGGCGCTACCAGCACAGATGATAAATAGCAGGCATAAACATCAGTTCAGCAAACTAGCGACCCGGTCACTTCCTGATATGGTCATAGCCACATTCAACATGACCGCTTGTTAGCATGTTAGCCTTTGTAGTTTTAACGCTGATGCTAACTTGCCCTTACTGTCCATACTACTGTGTGTTATTATCTATAGCCTTAGGCCTACTAGCCTGTGGCCTGCTAGCTCCCCGTACATGTTGTATACTATGCTAGTCACTAATTTAATCTTGTTTTATATTGCCTATGCTATTCTAGCCCTTACTACAGTATGCTACCATTTGTCCTATGTAGCCTGTTCGTCTGCATTACTGCTTTGTAGCATGTTAGCTTACTAACCCCTGTGTATTACTGTATATTTATTACCAGCCAATAATATTACCTTGCTAGCACCGCTAACGCTACTACAACCATTACTATTGTGTACTAACCCATTGCTATGCCATTGCTGATGTGTATATATTGCATCACTGCTATTACTATTGTATAGCCAATACTGCCATCACTCTGTTGTAATATATTGTAGTGACCAGAcaagatcataaaggaacaataatccagacagagggttgagtttacgaatttatggtttattaacccaactttacacaggctactgtttggccgtagcccacgccaaataaacgaAAGGATACCccacaagccaaccgtgaccttctcttgtgaagcccagacgtaagagagagaacaatggctaaacctggtcttaacttccaatgctccatccccctgcccaacccccctccacgccacacCGCCaaacaccaggatgcccggcatcagaacattccaggcatccccgtgattggcagatagcaggttgattggcatgtcagTGGTaacactggtaagtacaacacaacccactaatagcctaccacataacacaccgctgtctgtgcgggtcgctacaatataTTCGCTGTTCCTTCTGTCGTACAGAAAACCACTATACACTATCATTACAGCTAGTCTCCTCTTCTTGCTTGCTGTGTGGCTGTCCGTTCGGTGTGGCATTAAAGTGTGAGTTTATCCCTGTCTCCTGGTAGGCATTATCAGTCCTCTTACCGGGACTCTGGGACAATTGCACCTATCGAAACCGACACCTCTATCGGAGACCACCACATGGTGGCGCTCTTTTTCAACTACTACTACCAACACAATGTCACTGCTATGTTGTTCAATGTTATGTAACTTGTATAAATAGTCGTTTCCAGCCAGTTCATTTTGAAAATAGTTGATACGAATGGGTTGGCATTAATGTTATTGCTGACCAGGCCTACCCACCATGGGTGCCCCTCTGTGCCCGATTAGGGCTGGAGCGGGGCCCAGAGCACCCTCTTTTTTGAGGCAGGGTGAGTACATGCCCAGGGGCACCAAGTAGAGGGCACACAGAACCGCCAGGTACAGCCCCATGATGAGCGTCCGCcctactggaacacacacacacggtttatTATGGGGTACAGATATCTATTTCTGGTTGATTCATTTCCTTAAGACCAAAGAAATGACACCAGAATACACATTTTGTAAAACAAATAATtcaaatcaaacaaaacatgaatATCTACCGCTGTATTGACTATATGCAGACATATCATACGTTTGAAATCATaggaggctggtggaaggagctataggtaccattccattgattccattcaagccattacaatgagcccgtcctcctatagctcctcccagcctcctctgattgagaTAGAAAACCTCCCTGAAGTTTCCGTCCTTGCCCTAGGTATGATGTCAGTATTTGCCTAATTCTACTCTGTAATTTGCATATTATTTATACAGCTGCTCAAACATGCCCCACCTACTCAGTCTCACCTTTCTTATTAATGCGGAAGAAATGTAAGGCTATTGGCCAGGATAGCAGTGTCATCAACAAGACTCCTCCCACATGCAAATATGGCGCAGTCACCTATTCAAAACAAACAAATTGCAGAAGGTGTGGGAAAGACAGAGAATAAAGAGATAGGGATGACTATAAAGATGAAAGAAGGGAGGCCCCAcctggaaagagaggaggagagtggtccACTCTTTGCTCCATAGGTCAGACAGAACTGCTGTGGCCACAATGGAGAAGGCTAGAGTCACCAGGATGCCAATCTGGCAACACACCCAGAATTAGGACAACATACAACCATTAGCACCATACCATATTCACACTACTGAGCACTTCATTCACCTAACTTTGAACTGAGCTGAGCACAATTAATGTTCACTTATTTTTTCAGGATCTATCCATAAATCTGCAGCATTCAGCAGTAATTTGAAGTTTTCTTATACCAGGCAGTCAGCAATTTCTTCTAGGTAAAATCATTAATTTAATCTTGTCACAGAAGAATGGATGGGATGATTATACAACTTATGGGCTATAAGGACAAAGTGATGGATAGGCCACATGAGGTAGAGAAGTAGGCAGGAAGTTCAAAGGAGCGAGGACGTTACCTTGTGGCCCCAGTATAGGTACAGCTTCTGTCCCTCTGACAGCAGACACACAGCCAACAGCTACAACTCAAACCACACATACCTCATATCAGACAGATGCCAAACCACTCCTCAAACATAAAACCACACAAATACACCcctcaaacaaaaaaaaacacacaaatacacccctcaaacaaaaaaaacacacaaatacaccccTCAAACAAAAAAAACCACACAAATACACCCCTCAAACAAAAAAACCCACACAAATACACCcctcaaacaaaaaaaaacacacaaatacacccctcaaacaaaaaaacacacatatacacccctcaaacaaaaaaaaacacacaaatacacccctcaaacaaaaaaaacacacaaatacaccccTCAAACAAAAAACCCACACAAATACACCcctcaaacaaacaaaaaacacacaaatacacccctcaaacaaaaaaacacacatatacacccctcaaacaaacaaaaaacacacaaatacacccctcaaacaaaaaaacacacaaatacaccccTCACCAGCAGCAGAGTGACGTAGCTGAAGAAGGCGGCAGCGATGACCAGCAACACCACAGACCAGGGGAACCAGAATCCTAGGTTCCCAAAGTTAAACCTGGAAAGGCGAGAAAAGGGGAAGAaagcaagagcgagagaggggagagagaggatgacaaGAGTTGAgagagaaaatgtgtgtgtgtgtgtgtgtgtgtgtgtgtgtgtgtgtgtgtgtgtgtgtgtgtgtgtgtgtgtgtgtgtgtgtgtgtggtgtgtgtgtgtgtgtcacacgaGAGTGCGAAAGCAAGAGCCACACAGAAAGAAAGCAGAGTGCAGCAGTTAACAGTCAGCACCAGAGACACTAGTCGTGACTATACAGTATGGTAatgttgttagtgtgtgtgtgtataatgtctgtgtgtgtgcccttGAGTATTTATATATTTGCGTGCTTGTTAATAAAGTACTTAGATGTGTGTATACATTACGAATACATACTAGCACACCTACCAGTCAAAATCATTATAGTCATTCTGAGCTTCACTCCAGAAGTAGAGGAAGACCAGCGTGAGACAGAAAGTCATGATGAGGAGAGCAAAGCTGACACACTCCAACTGCAGGATCGAGAAACACAATAAGTCCCACAGACTTCATATCAAATTCATAACCCATATATACTGTTGGCCTGAAAATGTACACTACCAAGAATTTAACAGAGATTGGGATTGGACCGACAACATTTTGGTTGCAAGGCAGCGATTTAGGACAGAGCCAAaacctcctccacactgatcACTTCTCTTTGTATGTTTGACCCCAACACGAGGTAAACAACTCAAGTCTGGGCTACCATTTTTCAATGATTAGAATGTCACACAGCAAGTTGttgttttgcagcattgaagaatCTTACAAAACATAGAAGCATGCTAGTCTTTCACGGGGCTGGGAAATTCAAAACGTGTGAATGTGCATTCGAAGGTATTCAGACGCCTTcaaatttaatttttttttaatccattttagaataaggatgtaacgtaacaaaatgtggaaaaagggaagggttctgaatactttccgcacTCACTGTATGTATTTATACCCTAGAATGCTTTCCATACAGTTTACGACGTGCCCGTTGAactctgaggagagggaggaatgcGAGGAAAAAGCTCCTCATTGGCTTAACAATGATTGTAAAACCGTGACAGTACAAATGATGTAAGCAATGCTAGAGAGAGATATCGACAgcgagaaaagaaagaaagagagtgtgtgtttgactCACATTGTGAGGCtgggggtgtgtgagagagagtacattgttgtagtgtgtgtgagtataGTCTCTGCTCTGTCAAGGTTATTAAACCACCCTGTAAAACCACAGTCCCTGACTTCTCTAACCTTGCTGCAGCAGCAGTCTCCCGGTGTGGCGCGGGTCCTCTGGTAGCGTCTCCATTGACAGCCGTAGAGGCCGGCCAGGCACGAGACATAGGGCTGGTGCTCGTAGCGCTGTAGCAGCCGCCGGCGCACCACACGCAGCTTCCCCAGCTTGAGCTTGGACAGGGTGGTCGGAGAGGGGCCCATGGCTCACACACACAGCGCCATcacacaccagagagagagagagagagaagaggaagaggtggaAGAAGTGGATGGGTGAGAGGAGCGTAAGGAGCTTGGAATGGGAAGGGAGAGAGTAAATGGAGAAATAGTGTTAATATTGTAGTGGCCTTAACCCAAGCCCACATAGAGATTTTGTCAAAGGGTTCGGATTTCACAAGGTCCTGGGTTCATCACAAAGGTAAAGATAGTGGAGAAGGACAATAGGTAAAAGGAAGTcaagtctaaccttaaccctggccCCCAAACAATACACAACTGCTGTAGGCCTAGATAATGAATTATAAAACCATACTAGGTAGGTGATTACAGGCTAGATAAAGGACAAGTCCCATTCTGACACATATCTTCATTTTCACAATAATACATTTTGGGATGGTGATTGTTATGTTCTATTAATTACTGATGTCCCCTTTAAGAACGGAGCACAATTGATCATGTGCTGTGTTATTCTTTACTAACTAGCTTTAGTAATGTGAGGCTCCAGTTCACTTCCATGTATTCAGAGTCTTTCTTATTATATCCATTAGTAATAAGAGCTAAGACATTACAGCGACAGTCTCTGAATATGGGATTTCTCTCTTAGGGATTCCCAACTCGCTAACTTCTATCTTGATTGGTGGGCTAGTGTGCTTCtacaggaaagtattcagaccccttgatttttccacattttgttacgttacagccttattctaaaaatgattgaACTATTTTTTTTgctctcctcatcaatctacacacaataccccataacgacaatgcaaaaacaggtttttagattttttgcaaatttattacaaataaaaaactgaaatcacatttacataagtattcagaacctttactcagtactttgttgaagcacctttggcagtgattacagccttgagtcttcttgggtatgacgctacaagcttagcacacctgtatttggggagtttctcccattcttctctgcagatcctcccaagctctgtcaggttggatgaggagcgtcgctgcacagctattttcaggtctctccagagatattcgatcgggttcaagtccgggctctggctgggccactcaaagacattcagagacttgtcccga
The sequence above is a segment of the Salvelinus alpinus chromosome 1, SLU_Salpinus.1, whole genome shotgun sequence genome. Coding sequences within it:
- the LOC139548986 gene encoding glycerophosphodiester phosphodiesterase domain-containing protein 5-like isoform X1 codes for the protein MGPSPTTLSKLKLGKLRVVRRRLLQRYEHQPYVSCLAGLYGCQWRRYQRTRATPGDCCCSKLECVSFALLIMTFCLTLVFLYFWSEAQNDYNDFDWFNFGNLGFWFPWSVVLLVIAAAFFSYVTLLLLLAVCLLSEGQKLYLYWGHKIGILVTLAFSIVATAVLSDLWSKEWTTLLLSFQVTAPYLHVGGVLLMTLLSWPIALHFFRINKKVGRTLIMGLYLAVLCALYLVPLGMYSPCLKKEGALGPAPALIGHRGAPMLAPENTLMSFEKAVEAGGEGLETDVTISYDGVPFLMHDRTLRRTTNVQKVFPNRTDAPAAMFTWGELETLNAGDWFLYRDPFGTAWSLGAEDRAQAQNQSVCTLRDILELAAQRGKQVIFDLYRPPRGHPYRDTWITRTLEVIQNESSIHSHQVLWLPPDLRSLVQKMNPDLQQTSGSWGPVEELQQNHIVQLNLHYSSMSTEMISEYAAANISTNLYVISQPWLYSLAWCSGAQSVTTNSPQLLNKLTRPLFLMTPDEYNLMWVLTDVVSFILILIIFIFHWWRERGLAFCSGSKPTLEHGTYSKFRTEMSDVWSVSSVNILGEPAGSPLATEPNLATVSEH
- the LOC139548986 gene encoding glycerophosphodiester phosphodiesterase domain-containing protein 5-like isoform X2, with product MGPSPTTLSKLKLGKLRVVRRRLLQRYEHQPYVSCLAGLYGCQWRRYQRTRATPGDCCCSKLECVSFALLIMTFCLTLVFLYFWSEAQNDYNDFDWFNFGNLGFWFPWSVVLLVIAAAFFSYVTLLLLLAVCLLSEGQKLYLYWGHKIGILVTLAFSIVATAVLSDLWSKEWTTLLLSFQVTAPYLHVGGVLLMTLLSWPIALHFFRINKKGRTLIMGLYLAVLCALYLVPLGMYSPCLKKEGALGPAPALIGHRGAPMLAPENTLMSFEKAVEAGGEGLETDVTISYDGVPFLMHDRTLRRTTNVQKVFPNRTDAPAAMFTWGELETLNAGDWFLYRDPFGTAWSLGAEDRAQAQNQSVCTLRDILELAAQRGKQVIFDLYRPPRGHPYRDTWITRTLEVIQNESSIHSHQVLWLPPDLRSLVQKMNPDLQQTSGSWGPVEELQQNHIVQLNLHYSSMSTEMISEYAAANISTNLYVISQPWLYSLAWCSGAQSVTTNSPQLLNKLTRPLFLMTPDEYNLMWVLTDVVSFILILIIFIFHWWRERGLAFCSGSKPTLEHGTYSKFRTEMSDVWSVSSVNILGEPAGSPLATEPNLATVSEH